Proteins encoded within one genomic window of Haloimpatiens massiliensis:
- the dprA gene encoding DNA-processing protein DprA, whose translation MSEIKGIGPVMGKKLLEKFNVPENIFKASYHELISVGGVGDKIAKTIVESKDETMSRADFIIKKCIINGIKILNINDELYPIEVKKLKDSPNLLYYLGNIRKNPLGVGIVGSRRCTDYGKRIAKEAAEFLCANNITVISGMAKGIDGYSHTACINLGGYTMAFLGCGVDVVYPKEHKKLMEKIIEIGAVVSEYPPGTEPDAKNFPKRNRLISAFSKKLLVIEASRSSGSLITAEFAKKYGRQVFAAPDNIFSKESIGSNELILNGSKIYISPRQLLDKSIKKIENYEQNNQVQATNSFKIDSIEKLILNSIHKEPKTIDELKTIINNTRVDILEKLSLMELQGKIKIFRGKVQTL comes from the coding sequence TTGAGTGAAATAAAGGGTATAGGTCCAGTTATGGGTAAGAAACTTTTAGAAAAGTTTAACGTACCAGAAAATATATTTAAAGCTTCCTATCATGAGCTAATTAGCGTAGGGGGAGTAGGTGACAAAATTGCTAAAACTATAGTAGAGTCTAAAGATGAAACTATGAGTAGAGCAGATTTTATAATAAAAAAATGTATTATTAATGGTATAAAGATACTTAATATAAATGATGAGTTATATCCAATAGAAGTTAAGAAACTTAAAGATTCCCCCAATCTTTTATACTATTTGGGCAATATTAGAAAAAATCCTTTAGGTGTAGGTATAGTTGGCTCTAGAAGATGTACTGATTATGGGAAAAGAATAGCTAAAGAAGCAGCTGAATTTTTATGTGCGAATAACATAACTGTTATAAGTGGTATGGCAAAAGGAATAGATGGCTATTCTCATACAGCTTGTATAAATTTAGGGGGATATACTATGGCATTTTTAGGATGCGGTGTTGATGTAGTTTACCCTAAAGAGCATAAAAAACTTATGGAGAAGATTATAGAAATAGGAGCAGTGGTGTCCGAGTATCCTCCAGGTACCGAGCCAGATGCTAAAAATTTTCCAAAAAGAAATAGACTAATTAGTGCCTTTAGCAAGAAACTTCTAGTAATAGAAGCTAGCCGTAGCAGTGGGTCTCTTATAACAGCAGAATTTGCTAAAAAATATGGTAGACAAGTATTTGCTGCACCTGATAATATTTTTTCAAAAGAAAGTATAGGAAGCAATGAATTAATATTAAATGGCTCAAAAATATATATTTCCCCAAGGCAATTGCTGGATAAGTCTATTAAAAAAATTGAAAACTATGAACAAAATAATCAAGTACAAGCTACTAATAGTTTTAAAATAGATTCTATAGAAAAATTAATATTAAATTCCATACATAAAGAACCTAAAACCATAGATGAACTAAAAACTATTATAAATAATACCAGAGTAGACATTCTAGAAAAATTATCATTGATGGAATTGCAGGGAAAAATAAAAATTTTTCGAGGAAAAGTCCAAACACTCTAG
- a CDS encoding transposase, whose amino-acid sequence MPTPKVPWFPGSSCHITARGNHRNDIFRDGEDFQYYLILIEEALDHFKYDGYKIICYCLMDNHVHILIETKDKPPGKFIGRVNAMYAKYFNKKYNYIGHLFQDRYHPQFIETDVQMLEASRYIHLNPLKANMVQKPEEYQWSSYSMYIGEKKEKIICSDKILCYYKEADKRELYKNFVESGIKVKIDA is encoded by the coding sequence TTGCCTACACCAAAAGTACCTTGGTTTCCCGGAAGCAGCTGCCATATAACTGCAAGAGGCAACCATAGAAATGATATATTTAGAGATGGAGAAGATTTTCAATACTATTTAATATTGATAGAAGAGGCACTAGACCACTTTAAATATGATGGATATAAGATAATTTGCTATTGTTTGATGGATAACCATGTACACATATTAATAGAAACAAAGGATAAACCACCAGGTAAATTTATAGGGAGGGTAAATGCCATGTATGCAAAATATTTTAATAAAAAATATAATTACATAGGCCACTTATTTCAAGACAGGTATCATCCACAGTTTATAGAAACAGATGTCCAAATGCTTGAGGCTAGCAGATATATTCATTTAAACCCATTGAAAGCTAATATGGTTCAAAAGCCAGAGGAGTATCAGTGGAGTAGCTACAGCATGTATATAGGTGAAAAAAAAGAAAAAATTATATGTTCTGACAAAATTCTTTGTTATTACAAGGAAGCAGATAAAAGAGAGTTATATAAGAACTTTGTGGAAAGTGGTATAAAAGTTAAAATTGATGCATGA
- a CDS encoding UPF0175 family protein translates to MELRKNNAVVIPEDILPLLDDLAHGDSLDENVRISIAISLFVAKSVSLARAAEIARLSLNDFIYILNFKNIPWGEYTDEDIKEDEMAIKDILKEYNKND, encoded by the coding sequence ATGGAATTAAGAAAAAATAATGCTGTAGTTATACCAGAGGATATACTTCCATTATTAGATGACTTAGCTCACGGTGATTCCCTAGATGAAAATGTACGAATATCTATAGCAATAAGTTTATTTGTTGCTAAAAGTGTTTCCTTAGCTAGAGCGGCAGAAATTGCTAGACTTTCACTAAATGATTTTATATATATACTTAATTTCAAAAATATTCCTTGGGGTGAATACACAGATGAAGATATAAAAGAAGATGAAATGGCAATAAAGGATATACTAAAGGAGTATAACAAAAATGACTAA
- a CDS encoding DUF3368 domain-containing protein, translating to MTKIVCNSSPIIGLSIINKLNLLWEIFNQVYITEEVYIEITQNNEFKHYGQEELKKAVNEGKITVYKIKNNKIVESMIGRLHRGELEVIQAAKELNINKVIIDDRSARNRAKDMLLKPIGIIGILQLAKKLGKIAEIKLYLDILIEEGYRISKRLYLESLKIACEEEKIFENK from the coding sequence ATGACTAAAATCGTGTGCAATTCCAGTCCCATTATAGGCTTAAGTATAATTAATAAATTAAATTTATTATGGGAAATTTTTAACCAAGTATATATAACTGAAGAGGTATATATAGAGATTACTCAAAACAATGAATTCAAACATTATGGACAAGAGGAACTTAAAAAGGCCGTTAATGAGGGAAAAATAACAGTTTATAAGATAAAAAATAATAAAATAGTAGAATCAATGATTGGAAGATTACATCGTGGAGAATTAGAGGTAATACAGGCTGCTAAAGAATTAAATATTAATAAAGTTATTATTGATGATAGATCTGCTAGAAATAGAGCCAAAGACATGTTGCTTAAACCTATAGGAATCATAGGAATTCTACAATTAGCAAAGAAATTAGGAAAAATTGCTGAAATCAAGTTATATTTAGATATACTTATTGAAGAAGGTTATAGGATTTCAAAAAGATTATATTTAGAATCTTTAAAAATTGCTTGTGAGGAAGAAAAAATTTTTGAAAACAAATAA
- the murJ gene encoding murein biosynthesis integral membrane protein MurJ — translation MSRKSLAKSTVIIMVITLLSKVMGFFRESLVAAKYGTSFSSDIYVFAWGVTSMLFATIGVALSTTFIPMLSDYIENKSFKDRNYFVNNILNITVLLAVILSLLGVVFGKYVVLIFGPGFATKYSEANFLEAIKITRIVFISLIFVGVQNVLTGVLQAHKEFAVPASMSIFFNIVLITYLILWGDKFGAEGLIIALVIAFFAQMLIHIPTYIKLGYKYRFVLDFKDRAIKKMMSLIVPVIVGTSITQVNFLVDRAFASSVGEGSISTLNFANKLNLFIYGVFGMAISTVVYTELSRESAKEDIKAYERTLTKAINTINLVMIPATVGMVLLRVPIIDVVFKHGAFDDKAAKLTASVLVCYAPAMIIYGIRDVMNRAFYSIKDTKTPMINSGIGVLVNIVLNIILIRNWGINGLAIATTVAAVVTTILLLRSFIKQTNFNYYEIVMIFCKVVVASLIMGVVVFLVNMCLNKILNKGLIFTILNLGVSSFIGVIVYAIIINKFNVEEYKYLARHVYIRLKKKNRN, via the coding sequence ATGTCAAGAAAGAGTTTAGCAAAAAGTACAGTAATTATAATGGTAATAACTTTACTAAGTAAAGTTATGGGTTTTTTTAGAGAAAGCTTAGTAGCAGCAAAATATGGTACCTCCTTTTCGAGTGATATATATGTATTTGCATGGGGTGTAACAAGTATGTTATTTGCTACAATAGGAGTAGCCTTAAGTACTACATTTATTCCTATGCTTTCTGATTATATTGAAAATAAGTCTTTTAAAGATAGAAATTATTTTGTAAATAATATACTAAATATAACAGTTTTATTAGCTGTAATTCTTAGTTTATTAGGAGTAGTTTTTGGAAAATATGTAGTTCTTATTTTTGGACCAGGATTTGCAACAAAATACAGTGAAGCTAATTTTTTAGAAGCTATAAAAATAACGAGAATTGTATTTATATCATTAATATTTGTAGGTGTCCAAAATGTTCTTACAGGAGTTCTGCAAGCACATAAAGAATTTGCGGTTCCAGCTAGTATGTCAATTTTTTTCAATATTGTACTAATTACATATTTAATACTTTGGGGAGATAAGTTTGGCGCAGAAGGTCTTATAATTGCTTTAGTTATAGCTTTCTTTGCTCAAATGCTTATACATATTCCTACATATATAAAATTAGGATATAAGTATAGATTTGTATTAGATTTTAAAGATAGAGCTATAAAAAAAATGATGAGTTTAATAGTTCCAGTAATTGTAGGTACCTCTATAACTCAAGTTAATTTTTTAGTAGACAGAGCTTTTGCTTCTAGTGTAGGAGAAGGTAGTATATCTACACTGAATTTTGCTAATAAGTTGAACTTGTTTATATATGGGGTGTTTGGAATGGCGATTTCTACAGTAGTATACACTGAACTTTCTAGAGAATCTGCTAAAGAAGATATAAAAGCTTATGAAAGAACTCTTACTAAAGCTATAAATACTATCAATTTAGTTATGATTCCTGCCACAGTAGGTATGGTGCTACTTAGAGTACCGATTATTGATGTAGTATTTAAGCATGGAGCATTTGATGATAAAGCAGCTAAACTTACTGCAAGTGTTCTTGTTTGTTATGCACCTGCTATGATTATATATGGTATTAGAGATGTGATGAATAGGGCTTTTTACTCTATAAAGGATACTAAAACCCCTATGATAAATAGTGGCATAGGAGTTTTAGTGAATATAGTGCTTAATATAATTTTAATTAGAAATTGGGGGATTAATGGATTGGCTATAGCTACTACGGTTGCAGCTGTAGTTACTACTATTCTTCTTTTAAGAAGTTTTATTAAACAAACTAATTTTAATTATTATGAGATAGTTATGATTTTTTGCAAAGTTGTAGTTGCATCACTAATAATGGGAGTTGTAGTATTCTTAGTAAATATGTGTCTAAATAAAATTTTAAATAAAGGATTAATTTTTACAATACTTAATTTGGGCGTATCTTCATTTATAGGTGTAATTGTATATGCAATTATTATAAATAAATTTAATGTAGAGGAATATAAATATCTAGCTAGACATGTATATATAAGATTAAAGAAAAAAAATAGAAATTAA
- a CDS encoding N-acylneuraminate cytidylyltransferase, which translates to MNIAFIPVRGGSKSIPLKNIKQINGRPLICWVLDAAINCNKIDEVIVSTDSLKIKNVVQDYYNDKVKVVSRSAEVSTDIASTESVMLEFAKDYKFDNIVLIQATSPLLTSTDLDKGFKEFSKNGIDSVLSVVRQKRFIWNKSKYNYEPYNYDYLKRPRRQEFDGFLVENGAFYITTKESLLRSNCRISGNISCVEMGEETYFEIDELSDWLIIEQLLKERSKKICDIDVSKIKILLTDSDGVLTDGGMYYSENGDELKKFNTKDGMAFKLLKEKGIKTGIITGENISLVQRRAEKLRVDEIHLGIKNKLECIDKICHKYNVNYDEIAYIGDDINDLDVIKKVGLGCSVADGMECVKAVAKYTCKSKGGQGAVREVAEYILNYKK; encoded by the coding sequence ATGAATATAGCTTTTATACCCGTACGGGGAGGAAGTAAATCAATACCTTTAAAAAACATTAAACAAATTAATGGAAGACCATTGATTTGTTGGGTTCTTGATGCAGCTATTAACTGTAATAAAATAGATGAGGTTATTGTATCTACTGATAGTTTGAAAATAAAAAATGTTGTACAAGATTATTATAATGATAAAGTAAAAGTTGTTAGTAGATCTGCAGAGGTTTCCACTGATATTGCCTCTACAGAATCTGTAATGTTGGAGTTTGCAAAGGATTATAAATTTGATAATATAGTGTTAATTCAAGCAACTTCCCCACTACTTACTTCAACAGATTTGGACAAAGGATTTAAAGAATTTAGTAAAAATGGGATTGATTCTGTATTATCTGTTGTAAGACAAAAGAGGTTTATTTGGAATAAATCAAAATATAACTATGAGCCATATAATTACGATTATTTAAAAAGACCACGAAGACAAGAATTTGATGGTTTTTTAGTAGAAAATGGAGCTTTTTATATTACTACAAAAGAAAGTTTACTAAGAAGTAACTGTAGAATATCAGGAAATATTTCTTGTGTAGAAATGGGTGAAGAAACTTATTTTGAAATAGATGAACTTAGCGATTGGCTCATAATAGAACAACTATTAAAAGAAAGAAGTAAAAAAATTTGTGATATTGATGTAAGTAAGATTAAGATTTTACTTACGGATAGTGATGGAGTGCTTACAGATGGTGGCATGTATTATTCAGAAAATGGTGATGAACTAAAAAAGTTTAATACAAAAGATGGGATGGCTTTTAAATTATTGAAGGAAAAAGGAATAAAGACAGGTATAATTACAGGAGAAAATATTAGTTTAGTACAAAGAAGAGCTGAAAAATTGAGAGTTGATGAAATACATTTAGGTATTAAAAATAAACTAGAGTGTATAGATAAAATTTGTCATAAGTATAATGTTAATTATGATGAAATAGCTTATATTGGTGATGATATAAATGACCTAGATGTTATAAAAAAAGTAGGGCTTGGTTGCTCTGTGGCTGATGGCATGGAGTGTGTTAAAGCAGTTGCAAAATATACTTGCAAAAGTAAAGGTGGACAAGGTGCTGTTAGAGAGGTAGCTGAATACATATTAAATTATAAAAAATAA
- a CDS encoding N-acetylneuraminate synthase family protein, whose product MYKKPKVVAEIGCNHKGEMKIAKELIKIAAIFCKADIVKFQKRNNRELLTEEQYNAPHPNPINSYGETYGKHREYLEFTLEQHRTLKKWCDEFGIEYSTSVWDLTSAKEIASLKPKMIKIPSACNNNFEMLEWLCSNYEGEIHLSFGMTTHEEEEKIIGLFEEKRRNKDLIIYSCTSGYPVPFDDVCLLEIKRLQQSYGERVKEIGFSGHHLGIAVDVAAYTLGATFIERHYTLDRTWKGTDHAASLEPDGIRRLKRDLEATHKALSYKNQEILDIEKVQREKLKYRKK is encoded by the coding sequence ATGTATAAAAAACCAAAAGTAGTAGCAGAAATAGGATGTAATCATAAGGGGGAAATGAAAATAGCTAAAGAGCTAATTAAGATAGCAGCAATATTTTGCAAAGCAGATATAGTAAAGTTTCAAAAGAGAAATAATAGGGAGTTATTAACTGAAGAACAATATAATGCTCCACATCCAAATCCTATAAATTCCTACGGTGAAACATATGGGAAGCATAGGGAGTATTTGGAATTTACATTAGAACAACATAGAACTTTAAAAAAATGGTGTGATGAATTTGGAATTGAATATAGTACATCGGTGTGGGATTTAACTTCTGCAAAAGAAATTGCTTCACTAAAACCTAAAATGATTAAAATACCATCAGCATGTAATAATAATTTTGAAATGTTAGAATGGTTATGTAGCAATTATGAGGGAGAAATTCATTTATCTTTTGGTATGACAACCCATGAAGAAGAAGAGAAGATAATTGGATTATTTGAAGAGAAGAGGAGAAATAAAGATTTAATAATATATAGTTGTACCTCAGGTTATCCTGTTCCATTTGATGATGTTTGTTTACTGGAAATAAAGAGATTACAACAAAGTTATGGGGAAAGAGTGAAAGAAATAGGATTTTCAGGTCATCATCTTGGTATAGCGGTAGATGTAGCAGCATATACATTAGGTGCTACATTTATTGAAAGACACTATACATTAGATAGAACTTGGAAAGGTACAGATCATGCCGCATCATTGGAACCAGATGGAATTAGAAGATTAAAAAGAGATTTAGAAGCTACGCATAAGGCATTATCTTACAAAAATCAAGAGATATTAGATATTGAAAAGGTACAAAGAGAAAAATTAAAATATAGAAAGAAATAA
- a CDS encoding phosphoribosyltransferase, with translation MKHLNLSIENVEKDSLKLAQKIQKDNFKPDCIVYIKSGGYLVAKVIADYFNTNLTGFRISREGNSIKTKLSLILRIIPTSFKNLLREIEFKSGIHKKRSKRLVTEVDNDLVQGQNILLIDDSIDTGHTIITALDFLKKFCGDNINIKVAALNKFKLSEELVTTDYYIYEDCIIIYPWSRDSKEYNNFLKLYNLK, from the coding sequence ATGAAGCATTTGAACTTATCTATAGAAAATGTAGAAAAAGATTCTTTAAAATTAGCACAAAAAATTCAAAAGGATAACTTTAAACCAGATTGTATTGTTTATATAAAGTCAGGTGGCTATTTAGTGGCAAAAGTAATTGCTGATTATTTTAATACTAATTTAACAGGATTTAGAATTTCTAGGGAAGGAAACTCTATTAAAACAAAATTGAGTTTAATATTAAGAATAATTCCAACGAGTTTTAAAAATTTATTAAGAGAAATAGAATTTAAATCAGGTATACATAAAAAAAGATCAAAAAGATTGGTAACAGAAGTTGATAATGATTTGGTACAAGGCCAAAACATATTATTGATAGATGATTCAATAGACACAGGACATACAATTATTACTGCATTGGATTTTTTGAAAAAATTTTGTGGTGATAATATAAATATAAAAGTAGCTGCATTAAATAAATTTAAATTAAGTGAGGAATTGGTTACAACTGATTATTATATATATGAGGATTGTATTATAATATATCCTTGGTCTAGGGATTCAAAAGAATATAATAACTTTTTAAAATTATATAATTTAAAATAG
- a CDS encoding PHP domain-containing protein encodes MYIYEFHVHTKYSPDSDVKLSKLYKVLKKHNISGIAITDHNTIDGAMKFKEKYGNKIDVIVGEEIMTTEGEIIGLFLKEKVEKGLTPRETIEKIKNQDGIVYIPHPFDSKRYKTCLKENIIKEYSDSIDIIEIFNGRCIDRRDVKKSELLNNSLNKIGVIASDAHSYYELKFNCMILNNKITRKNINSQLRQMKVLNMKINKSIHQYTKFVKLKKIIKEGKFNEAFELIYRKCRKRFFKISTKNSKG; translated from the coding sequence ATGTATATATATGAGTTTCATGTTCACACTAAATATTCGCCTGATAGTGATGTTAAATTAAGCAAGTTGTATAAAGTTTTAAAAAAACATAATATATCTGGAATAGCTATAACAGATCATAATACTATAGATGGTGCAATGAAGTTTAAAGAAAAGTATGGGAACAAGATAGATGTAATAGTGGGCGAAGAAATAATGACAACTGAAGGGGAAATTATTGGATTGTTTTTAAAAGAAAAGGTGGAAAAAGGTTTAACACCAAGAGAGACAATAGAAAAAATAAAAAATCAAGATGGAATAGTATATATTCCTCATCCTTTTGATAGTAAAAGATATAAAACTTGTTTAAAAGAAAACATTATAAAGGAATATTCAGATTCTATAGATATTATAGAAATATTTAATGGACGATGTATAGATAGAAGAGATGTTAAGAAAAGTGAATTATTAAACAATTCACTTAATAAGATAGGGGTTATAGCAAGTGATGCTCATAGTTATTATGAACTTAAGTTTAACTGTATGATTTTAAATAATAAAATTACTAGAAAAAATATAAATAGTCAACTTAGACAAATGAAAGTTTTAAATATGAAAATTAATAAGAGTATACACCAATATACAAAGTTTGTTAAATTAAAAAAAATAATAAAGGAAGGTAAATTTAATGAAGCATTTGAACTTATCTATAGAAAATGTAGAAAAAGATTCTTTAAAATTAGCACAAAAAATTCAAAAGGATAA
- a CDS encoding sugar transferase, translating into MQNIELQQDINLEISNEFQKSKAYFVVKRIIDVLGSLVGIILLSPILLVTAIAIKIDSKGPVIFAQERVGQSEKTFKMYKFRSMVINAEELLAKLKDKNEMSGPMFKMKEDPRITKVGRFIRKTSIDELPQLFNVLKGDMSLVGPRPNLPKEVAEFNAHHKLKLLAKPGITCYWQVMGRNNIDFEEWMELDISYLKERTTLLDIRLILRTFGVLFGDKNAA; encoded by the coding sequence ATGCAGAACATAGAGCTTCAGCAAGATATTAACTTGGAAATAAGCAATGAATTTCAAAAGTCAAAAGCTTATTTTGTAGTAAAAAGGATAATTGATGTATTAGGGTCACTAGTAGGAATTATACTTTTATCACCTATACTATTAGTTACAGCTATAGCTATAAAAATAGACTCTAAAGGACCAGTAATATTTGCCCAAGAGAGAGTAGGGCAAAGTGAAAAAACATTTAAGATGTACAAGTTTAGATCTATGGTAATTAATGCTGAAGAATTGTTAGCAAAATTAAAGGACAAAAATGAAATGTCAGGTCCCATGTTTAAAATGAAAGAAGATCCAAGGATAACTAAAGTAGGAAGGTTCATAAGAAAGACAAGCATAGACGAGCTTCCGCAACTATTTAATGTATTAAAGGGAGACATGTCTCTAGTAGGTCCAAGACCTAATCTTCCAAAAGAAGTAGCTGAGTTTAATGCTCATCATAAGCTTAAGCTTTTAGCTAAACCAGGTATAACTTGTTACTGGCAGGTAATGGGGAGAAATAATATAGATTTTGAGGAATGGATGGAATTAGACATAAGTTATTTAAAAGAAAGGACTACATTGCTTGATATAAGACTTATTTTGAGAACTTTTGGTGTATTATTTGGAGATAAGAATGCAGCTTAA
- a CDS encoding tyrosine-protein phosphatase has protein sequence MIDIHCHIIPDIDDGSKDISCSIAMAKMAYEDGVRKIIATPHFYQNHYENSFLSIEEKLDMLNTELKNNKINLEILPGQEIFLDNHLLDLYRKGIINTLNKNNKYMLLETDFTKCPKEHIDLIYELRIKGIRTIIAHPERYAYVQKNLESLNSFIEEGCLFQLNAGSIMGIYGKETKKTARLLIEKGLCDFVASDAHGIGKRNPKLRECYDFIQNNYEYIFDDILENAGAVVNGFDIHKEHKVIKHRKKGFLAMFR, from the coding sequence ATGATAGATATACATTGTCATATAATTCCTGATATAGATGATGGGTCAAAGGATATTTCTTGTAGCATAGCAATGGCAAAAATGGCCTATGAAGATGGAGTGAGGAAAATAATAGCCACTCCTCATTTTTATCAAAATCATTATGAAAATTCTTTCTTAAGCATAGAAGAAAAATTAGATATGCTAAATACAGAATTAAAAAATAATAAAATAAACTTAGAAATTTTACCAGGACAGGAAATTTTCTTGGACAACCATCTGTTAGACTTATATAGAAAGGGAATTATAAACACTCTCAATAAAAATAATAAGTACATGCTTTTGGAAACAGATTTTACTAAATGCCCCAAGGAGCATATAGACTTAATATACGAGCTAAGAATCAAGGGTATAAGAACCATAATAGCTCACCCAGAAAGATATGCCTACGTGCAAAAAAATTTAGAAAGTTTAAATTCATTTATAGAGGAAGGCTGCTTATTCCAGCTAAATGCTGGCAGCATCATGGGTATATACGGCAAAGAAACTAAAAAAACTGCAAGACTTTTAATAGAAAAAGGTCTATGTGATTTTGTAGCCTCTGATGCCCACGGCATAGGCAAAAGAAATCCAAAGCTAAGGGAGTGCTACGATTTCATACAAAACAACTATGAATACATATTTGATGACATATTAGAAAATGCAGGGGCCGTGGTGAACGGATTTGATATTCATAAGGAGCATAAGGTTATTAAGCATAGGAAGAAGGGATTCTTGGCTATGTTTAGATAA
- a CDS encoding CpsD/CapB family tyrosine-protein kinase, which produces MLVIEKSPKSVPAEAYRTLRTNIQYASFDKELRRILVTSSGPGEGKSTTAANLALSIAETGKSVLLIDCDLRKPSIHKKFKISNEKGVTNFLLGEVTFEQATKVYKNKLFIMTAGTIPPNPAEMLSSNKLKNFLKKVSDQFDMVIIDSPPVMAVTDAQILSTITDGVILVITSAQTEKAMAIKAKESLKKVNANILGVVLNRIKEENGKSYGYYYYYNEDENGEVKKKKRKKE; this is translated from the coding sequence ATGCTTGTTATAGAAAAAAGTCCTAAATCCGTACCAGCAGAGGCGTATAGAACTTTAAGGACGAATATACAGTATGCATCCTTTGATAAGGAATTAAGAAGAATATTGGTAACCAGTTCAGGACCAGGAGAGGGAAAATCAACTACAGCAGCTAATTTGGCTCTTTCTATAGCTGAAACAGGTAAGTCAGTACTTCTAATAGATTGTGATTTAAGAAAACCTAGTATACATAAAAAATTTAAAATATCTAATGAAAAAGGTGTAACTAATTTCCTTTTAGGAGAAGTAACTTTTGAGCAGGCTACTAAAGTCTATAAAAATAAACTATTTATAATGACGGCAGGAACTATACCTCCAAACCCAGCGGAAATGCTTTCTTCAAATAAATTGAAGAACTTTTTAAAAAAAGTTTCTGATCAGTTTGACATGGTTATAATAGACAGTCCACCAGTAATGGCGGTTACCGATGCTCAAATACTTTCTACCATAACTGATGGGGTTATTTTAGTAATTACTTCTGCACAAACTGAAAAGGCCATGGCAATAAAGGCAAAGGAATCACTTAAAAAGGTAAATGCAAACATCCTAGGAGTGGTTTTAAATAGAATCAAAGAAGAAAATGGCAAGAGTTATGGATATTATTACTATTATAATGAAGATGAAAATGGAGAAGTAAAAAAGAAAAAGAGAAAAAAGGAGTAG
- a CDS encoding YveK family protein, giving the protein MQEEVTLDLREFFWILKKRVKLIVSITLLSTIIAGVISFFVLSPVYQSKVSVVIGKTGDKKQNENYQYNEVMMYQKLVKTYAEIAKLQSVAEDTIEKANLNITPTQLKDIVKVTPQADTQILDITVEHKNPNKAKVIADIFTEEFIKKSTKAIQGGEVEILDPAQVPEKPIKPNKKLNIAIAFFLGLMVSIGLTFLLEYMDNTIKTDEDVLKSLEIPVIGVIPEHE; this is encoded by the coding sequence ATGCAAGAAGAAGTAACATTAGATTTAAGAGAATTCTTTTGGATTTTGAAGAAGAGAGTTAAATTAATAGTGAGTATAACCCTTTTATCGACTATAATTGCAGGGGTTATAAGTTTTTTTGTACTATCACCAGTTTACCAATCAAAGGTTAGTGTAGTTATAGGAAAGACTGGAGATAAGAAGCAAAATGAAAATTATCAATATAATGAAGTTATGATGTACCAAAAGCTTGTAAAAACTTATGCAGAAATTGCAAAGCTTCAATCTGTGGCAGAAGACACTATTGAAAAGGCTAATTTAAACATTACACCAACGCAATTAAAAGATATAGTAAAGGTTACACCACAAGCGGACACTCAAATATTGGACATAACAGTAGAACATAAAAATCCTAATAAGGCTAAAGTAATAGCAGACATATTTACAGAGGAGTTTATAAAAAAATCTACTAAGGCAATACAAGGTGGAGAGGTTGAAATTTTAGATCCGGCACAGGTTCCTGAAAAGCCTATAAAGCCTAATAAAAAATTAAATATAGCCATAGCGTTTTTTCTAGGACTTATGGTATCCATAGGACTTACATTCTTATTAGAATACATGGACAACACTATTAAAACCGATGAAGATGTGTTAAAAAGTTTAGAAATACCTGTTATAGGCGTAATACCAGAGCATGAATAA